A genomic stretch from Hymenobacter psoromatis includes:
- a CDS encoding alpha/beta hydrolase has product MMLHYLDQGDAAAPPLVILHGLFGTLDNWQTLARRWADEAGLRVVSADLRNHGRSFHSPEHSYALMAQDVAELLDHLALPPSRLTVLGHSMGGKVAMTLALAYPQRLAQLIVMDIAPRFSNMEHQEDIVAGLQAVDLGAIQSRQQAEAALLPHVPQVGVRQFLLKNLYRRADNSFAWRINLPGLVARLADVGEAITSAQPFLKPALFVRGGKSDYITPDDKLHGIPALFPNSQVVTVPDAGHWLHAEKPAEVFELVKNFVGQL; this is encoded by the coding sequence ATGATGTTGCACTACCTCGACCAAGGCGACGCGGCGGCCCCGCCGCTGGTGATTCTGCACGGCCTGTTTGGCACCCTCGACAACTGGCAAACCCTGGCCCGGCGCTGGGCCGATGAGGCCGGCCTGCGCGTCGTGAGCGCCGATTTGCGCAACCACGGGCGCTCGTTTCACTCGCCCGAGCACAGCTACGCGCTCATGGCGCAGGATGTGGCTGAGCTGCTCGACCACCTGGCCCTACCCCCCTCCCGCCTCACGGTGCTGGGCCACAGCATGGGTGGCAAGGTGGCCATGACGCTGGCCCTGGCCTACCCCCAGCGCCTGGCCCAGCTTATCGTGATGGACATTGCGCCGCGCTTTTCCAACATGGAGCACCAGGAAGACATCGTGGCCGGCCTGCAAGCCGTGGACCTGGGCGCCATCCAGAGCCGCCAGCAGGCCGAGGCGGCGCTGCTGCCCCACGTTCCGCAGGTGGGCGTGCGGCAGTTTTTGCTGAAAAATCTGTACCGGCGCGCGGATAATTCCTTTGCCTGGCGCATCAACCTGCCGGGGCTGGTGGCCCGCCTGGCTGATGTGGGCGAGGCGATAACTTCGGCCCAGCCTTTTCTCAAGCCGGCGCTGTTCGTGCGCGGCGGCAAGTCAGACTACATCACCCCCGACGACAAGCTACACGGCATCCCGGCGCTGTTTCCCAATTCGCAGGTGGTGACCGTGCCCGACGCGGGCCACTGGCTGCACGCCGAGAAGCCGGCGGAGGTGTTTGAGTTGGTGAAAAACTTCGTGGGCCAGCTCTGA
- a CDS encoding permease, producing MRILDKYIISKFLTAFFFTVIMLVSVICVIDYTEKNDDFLHHNLTFWHVFTHYYIYLFPYFANLLAPITIFIAVVFVTSRLAARTELVAMLASGMSFERLLLPYTMGASVIGLLTFGLISWVIPKGTKEIVKFENLHVQEPWKYEGRNIHVKIGPRSYVYLESYDADRNIGYRFALETIDSTVLRRRLTADAITWDSTKQAWKMTTQTVRTFRGQTGESLQSLPARDTTLNLYPKDFASTYRLAETLTSPQLNDLIKTKIMRGANDTAQFLSVKYERYAYPFDTIILTLIGVVLSARKSRAGVGGQIALGFVLAFIFIIFVMLSRNLASVGSVPPMLAAWIPGLVFSVIGLFLYRVVPK from the coding sequence ATAATGCTCGTGTCGGTGATTTGCGTGATTGACTACACGGAAAAAAACGACGACTTCCTGCACCACAACCTCACGTTCTGGCACGTTTTCACGCACTATTATATTTATCTGTTTCCGTATTTTGCCAATTTATTGGCCCCGATTACTATTTTCATCGCGGTGGTGTTCGTGACCTCGCGGCTGGCGGCGCGCACCGAGCTGGTGGCCATGCTGGCCAGCGGCATGAGCTTCGAGCGGTTGCTGCTGCCCTACACGATGGGCGCGAGCGTTATCGGCCTGCTCACGTTTGGGCTCATCAGCTGGGTTATTCCGAAGGGTACCAAGGAGATAGTGAAGTTTGAGAACCTGCACGTGCAGGAGCCCTGGAAGTACGAAGGCCGCAACATTCACGTCAAAATCGGGCCGCGCAGCTACGTATATCTGGAGAGTTACGACGCCGACCGCAACATCGGCTACCGCTTCGCCCTCGAAACCATCGACAGCACGGTGCTGCGCCGCCGCCTCACGGCCGACGCCATCACCTGGGATTCGACCAAGCAGGCCTGGAAAATGACCACCCAAACGGTGCGCACCTTCCGTGGCCAAACCGGCGAATCGCTGCAATCCCTCCCGGCCCGCGACACTACCCTCAACCTCTACCCCAAGGACTTCGCCAGCACCTACCGCCTGGCCGAAACCCTGACTTCACCCCAGCTCAACGACCTGATAAAGACCAAAATAATGCGCGGGGCCAACGACACGGCGCAATTCCTGAGCGTGAAATACGAGCGCTACGCCTACCCATTCGACACCATTATTCTGACCCTCATCGGGGTGGTGCTGAGCGCCCGCAAGAGCCGCGCCGGCGTGGGCGGGCAAATCGCGCTGGGCTTCGTGCTGGCCTTTATTTTCATCATCTTCGTGATGCTGTCCCGCAATCTGGCCTCCGTCGGCAGCGTGCCGCCCATGCTGGCGGCCTGGATTCCGGGCCTGGTCTTTTCAGTTATCGGGCTTTTCCTATATCGCGTGGTGCCGAAGTAA
- a CDS encoding glycine cleavage system protein H, whose amino-acid sequence MNIPGTLHYTKDHEWLRVDGDTATIGITDHAQRELGDIVYVDIDTVDKDVAQHDVFGTVEAVKTVSDLFSPISGTVLEVNSKLADAPETVNSDPYGEGWLIRMKIKDQGEIAGLLAAAAYGELIGE is encoded by the coding sequence ATGAATATTCCCGGCACCCTGCACTACACGAAAGACCACGAATGGCTACGTGTGGACGGCGACACGGCCACCATCGGCATCACCGACCACGCGCAGCGCGAGCTGGGCGACATCGTGTACGTGGACATTGACACGGTTGACAAGGACGTTGCCCAGCACGACGTGTTTGGCACGGTGGAGGCCGTAAAAACCGTTTCGGACCTGTTTAGTCCCATTAGCGGCACGGTGCTGGAAGTGAACAGCAAGCTCGCCGACGCTCCCGAAACCGTCAATTCCGACCCCTACGGCGAGGGCTGGCTTATCAGGATGAAAATCAAGGACCAGGGCGAAATCGCGGGCCTGCTCGCCGCCGCCGCCTACGGCGAATTGATTGGCGAGTAG
- a CDS encoding 4-(cytidine 5'-diphospho)-2-C-methyl-D-erythritol kinase (An essential enzyme in the nonmevalonate pathway of isopentenyl diphosphate and dimethylallyl diphosphate biosynthesis) has translation MLTFPNAKLNLGLYVTARRPDGYHELETVFLPLPWTDVLEVLPAPKGQAASDLTLTGRPIPGEAATNLCLKAYDLLKADFPDLPAAQMQLHKIVPIGAGLGGGSADAAFALRAIGEVFGLNLTTEQLENYARHLGADCAFFIENTPRLARGKGDIFEPIALSVSGTACVVVYPGLHISTAQAFAGIVPQAPAYPLRAALAQPMPTWRATVGNDFEKSLAPTHPVLTDIKQRLYAAGATYASLSGSGSAVYGLFEGVGEAPVLVWPTQYLVWRGVL, from the coding sequence GTGCTCACCTTCCCCAACGCCAAGCTCAACCTAGGCCTCTACGTGACGGCGCGGCGGCCCGATGGCTACCACGAACTCGAAACCGTGTTCCTACCCCTGCCCTGGACCGACGTGCTCGAAGTGCTGCCCGCCCCCAAGGGCCAGGCCGCCTCCGACCTCACGCTCACCGGCCGGCCCATTCCCGGCGAGGCGGCTACTAACCTGTGCCTCAAGGCCTACGACCTACTCAAAGCTGATTTCCCCGACCTGCCGGCCGCCCAGATGCAGCTGCACAAAATAGTGCCCATCGGCGCGGGGCTGGGCGGCGGCTCGGCCGACGCGGCGTTTGCGCTGCGGGCCATCGGCGAGGTGTTTGGGCTGAATCTGACCACCGAGCAGCTCGAAAACTACGCCCGACACCTGGGGGCCGACTGCGCTTTTTTTATCGAAAACACGCCCCGGCTGGCGCGCGGCAAGGGCGATATTTTTGAGCCGATTGCGCTGAGCGTCAGCGGCACGGCGTGCGTGGTGGTATATCCGGGGCTGCACATCAGCACGGCGCAGGCGTTTGCGGGCATCGTGCCCCAGGCCCCGGCCTACCCCCTGCGGGCGGCGCTGGCCCAGCCCATGCCCACCTGGCGCGCCACCGTGGGCAATGATTTTGAAAAATCACTGGCCCCTACCCACCCGGTTTTGACCGATATCAAGCAGCGGCTCTACGCGGCGGGCGCTACTTATGCCAGCCTGTCGGGCTCGGGCTCGGCGGTGTACGGGCTTTTTGAGGGGGTAGGCGAGGCGCCGGTTTTGGTGTGGCCGACGCAGTATCTGGTGTGGCGCGGAGTTTTATAA
- a CDS encoding SAM-dependent methyltransferase has protein sequence MLYLIPTPLAEGTAAQVLPPQVVAAVARLPYFLVENLRTARRFVKEVAPHRVIEDIRFELIDKDSTPAQVKAALVPLVQQNLAAGVLSEAGCPGIADPGAALAQEAHRLGLVVRPLVGPSSILLALMGSGLNGQRFAFHGYLPIEKAARIAALKTLEKEAAQRDQSQLFIETPYRNDQLLADLLAHLQPATRLCVAADLTAPTEFLRTLSVATWRQLPELPPLHKRPTVFALGK, from the coding sequence ATGCTCTACCTCATCCCTACCCCCCTGGCTGAGGGCACGGCAGCCCAGGTGCTGCCGCCGCAGGTGGTGGCGGCCGTGGCCCGGCTGCCCTACTTCCTGGTCGAAAACCTGCGCACGGCGCGCCGCTTCGTGAAGGAAGTAGCGCCGCACCGCGTCATTGAAGACATTCGCTTCGAGCTGATTGACAAGGATAGCACGCCCGCCCAGGTGAAGGCCGCGCTGGTGCCGCTGGTGCAGCAAAACCTGGCGGCTGGCGTGCTTTCGGAGGCGGGCTGCCCCGGCATTGCCGACCCCGGCGCGGCGCTGGCCCAGGAGGCGCACCGGCTGGGGCTGGTGGTGCGGCCGCTGGTGGGGCCGTCGTCCATCCTGCTGGCGCTCATGGGCTCGGGGCTGAACGGGCAGCGGTTTGCCTTCCACGGCTACCTGCCCATCGAGAAGGCGGCCCGCATTGCGGCCCTCAAAACCCTGGAGAAAGAAGCCGCCCAACGCGACCAGAGCCAACTCTTTATCGAGACGCCCTATCGCAACGACCAGCTGCTGGCCGACTTGCTCGCGCACCTTCAGCCCGCCACCCGCCTGTGCGTGGCCGCCGACCTCACCGCCCCCACCGAGTTTCTGCGCACGCTGTCCGTGGCCACCTGGCGGCAGCTGCCCGAGCTGCCGCCGCTGCACAAGCGCCCCACGGTGTTCGCGCTGGGGAAGTAA
- a CDS encoding UDP-galactose phosphate transferase, translating into MYRGKRLLDLAVALPLAVLTAPLLGLGAALAAAQNGGSWLFRQARPGLGGRLFTLYKLQTMTSARDPATGQLLPDAQRLPPLGRWLRATSLDELPQLWNIVRGDMSLVGPRPLLPHYLPLYSPPQARRHLVRPGLTGWAQVNGRNAIGWEEKFAYDVWYVEHASLGFDLVVLWRTLGRVLRRRGIAAAGAATMPPFRGSEAGALAEKQVNPVDGHGSGGLG; encoded by the coding sequence ATGTACCGTGGCAAACGCCTGCTCGACCTGGCCGTGGCCCTGCCGCTGGCGGTGCTCACGGCCCCGCTGCTGGGGCTGGGCGCGGCGCTGGCCGCCGCGCAAAACGGCGGCAGCTGGCTGTTTCGGCAGGCGCGGCCGGGGCTGGGCGGGCGGCTGTTCACGCTCTACAAGCTGCAAACCATGACCAGCGCCCGCGACCCCGCCACTGGCCAGCTGCTGCCCGATGCCCAGCGCCTACCCCCCCTGGGGCGCTGGCTGCGCGCCACGTCGCTCGACGAACTGCCCCAGCTCTGGAACATCGTGCGCGGCGACATGAGCCTGGTGGGTCCGCGCCCGCTGCTGCCCCACTACCTGCCGCTGTACTCGCCGCCGCAGGCGCGCCGCCACCTCGTGCGGCCCGGCCTCACGGGCTGGGCGCAGGTGAATGGCCGCAACGCCATTGGCTGGGAAGAAAAATTTGCCTACGACGTCTGGTACGTCGAGCACGCGAGCTTAGGATTCGACTTGGTTGTCCTGTGGCGGACGCTGGGGCGGGTGCTGCGCCGCCGCGGCATCGCGGCGGCTGGGGCGGCGACGATGCCGCCGTTTCGGGGCAGTGAGGCTGGCGCACTCGCTGAAAAGCAGGTAAATCCGGTCGATGGTCATGGCTCCGGCGGGCTAGGGTAG